One stretch of Acidobacteriota bacterium DNA includes these proteins:
- a CDS encoding HAD-IB family phosphatase, with protein MKPRFSIVCFDVDSTIVEIEGIDVLAEGHAEVVKMTELAMQGMIPMEEVYGRRLDIIRPDQAAVHALADRYLQSIVPGVDDLFGFLHAAGVDIHLVTGGIEQAVAPLAERLGVQRRAVHAVALRFGRDGSYEGWDETAPTARAGGKGTVCRDIRVRNKGAMAFVGDGYTDLEAKPWVDCFIGFGGVAIRERVREEANVWIEDPDATALTPVLFEEEQ; from the coding sequence ATGAAGCCGCGATTCAGTATCGTCTGCTTCGACGTCGATTCGACGATCGTCGAAATCGAGGGGATCGACGTCCTCGCGGAGGGTCACGCCGAGGTCGTGAAAATGACGGAGCTGGCGATGCAGGGGATGATTCCGATGGAGGAAGTGTACGGCCGGCGGCTCGATATCATTCGCCCCGATCAGGCGGCCGTTCACGCGCTCGCGGATCGCTATCTCCAGTCGATCGTTCCGGGCGTGGACGATCTCTTCGGCTTCCTCCATGCGGCGGGAGTCGACATTCACCTCGTCACGGGAGGAATCGAGCAGGCAGTCGCACCGCTGGCGGAAAGGCTGGGCGTGCAACGCCGAGCCGTGCACGCCGTGGCCCTCCGGTTTGGGCGGGACGGCTCCTATGAGGGCTGGGACGAGACCGCGCCGACGGCTCGCGCCGGTGGAAAAGGAACGGTCTGCCGCGACATCCGCGTGAGGAACAAGGGGGCGATGGCGTTCGTCGGAGACGGGTACACCGACCTCGAGGCGAAGCCCTGGGTCGACTGCTTCATCGGATTCGGTGGTGTCGCGATACGGGAGCGGGTGAGAGAAGAGGCGAACGTCTGGATCGAGGATCCCGACGCGACGGCGCTGACGCCGGTTCTCTTCGAGGAGGAGCAGTGA
- a CDS encoding molybdopterin-guanine dinucleotide biosynthesis protein MobB produces the protein MTAAVRALPDGPPRILGLVGASGSGKTELACRLIEKLAAGGVRVAFVKHTHHPLNDDRHRGDTARALDAGATTAWLISGDEAVKFVATAETGHRTAKPDPFEIDADVVIVEGARDDDRWPRLRVETMKADDRAGEVDGVVDARASQSRLSRLSSDDLESILRFFEVRS, from the coding sequence GTGACGGCGGCAGTTCGAGCTCTTCCGGACGGACCGCCGCGGATTCTCGGCCTGGTCGGGGCATCCGGCTCGGGCAAGACGGAGCTCGCCTGCCGGCTGATCGAAAAGCTCGCGGCCGGGGGTGTACGGGTCGCCTTCGTCAAGCACACGCATCACCCTCTCAATGACGACCGGCATCGCGGCGACACGGCCCGCGCACTCGATGCCGGTGCCACGACCGCCTGGCTGATCTCCGGGGACGAAGCCGTGAAGTTCGTCGCGACGGCCGAAACGGGCCATCGAACGGCGAAACCCGACCCTTTCGAGATCGACGCGGACGTCGTGATCGTCGAGGGAGCACGAGACGATGACCGCTGGCCGCGATTGCGGGTCGAGACGATGAAAGCGGACGACCGCGCCGGCGAAGTCGACGGCGTCGTCGATGCGAGAGCTTCGCAGTCCAGGCTCTCCCGCCTCTCTTCGGACGATCTCGAATCGATACTCCGATTTTTCGAGGTGAGGTCTTGA
- a CDS encoding HAD-IA family hydrolase has translation MSRRYDAVIFDLDGTLIDSWEALHDAVNEALRSADHRPVSKAEVVTRVGDGIEALLERCMGRRPTSDVLDVFIARYDQVCCEKSRTLDGVESTLLALSSGGVAMAVCTNKPTGFSRKIVDALGLGGYFEHVVGPDLAGCRKPDPRHVMAAVDRTGADAARSLFVGDMPVDIEAASAAGLHVAAIPTGSVASDVLLSCGSDYMLERFDDLVGIVFGEKSAA, from the coding sequence TTGAGCCGCCGCTACGATGCGGTGATCTTCGATCTCGACGGAACGCTCATCGACTCGTGGGAAGCGCTGCACGACGCCGTCAACGAAGCGCTCCGAAGTGCCGATCATCGCCCGGTATCGAAAGCGGAGGTCGTGACGAGGGTCGGCGACGGAATCGAGGCGCTTCTCGAACGATGCATGGGACGACGCCCGACGAGCGACGTTCTGGATGTTTTCATCGCACGGTACGATCAGGTCTGCTGCGAAAAGTCGCGCACGCTGGATGGCGTCGAGTCGACGCTGCTCGCCCTCTCGAGCGGCGGGGTGGCGATGGCGGTCTGCACGAACAAGCCGACCGGCTTCTCTCGAAAGATCGTCGACGCGCTCGGCCTGGGTGGCTATTTCGAGCACGTCGTAGGACCCGACCTGGCAGGATGTCGAAAGCCGGATCCCCGGCACGTCATGGCCGCCGTCGACCGCACCGGCGCCGATGCCGCCCGCAGTCTCTTCGTCGGAGACATGCCGGTCGACATCGAAGCCGCGAGTGCAGCGGGTCTCCACGTCGCGGCGATCCCGACGGGCTCGGTCGCTTCCGACGTTCTCCTCTCCTGCGGCTCCGACTACATGCTCGAGCGCTTCGATGATCTGGTCGGCATCGTTTTCGGAGAGAAATCCGCGGCATGA
- the serA gene encoding phosphoglycerate dehydrogenase, whose translation MSGFRILVTDTLADQGLEILRTAEDAEVRYEPGITGDELLAAVAETDAMITRSGTPVTAELLDAAVELRVLARAGVGLDNVDVDAATARGVLVINTPTANIISATEHTMAMMLSLLRNIPEADRSLRAGEWKRSKFMGRELYEKTLGIIGFGRIGSRVGIRAKSFGAEVIAFDPYIAERAAERIGAEMVTFEELLERSDIITVHTPLTDETRAMIGREEIARMRPGVIVLNIARGGIYDENALAEALESGHVAGAAIDVFADEPPPADHPLLQAPNVYVTPHLGANTAEAQERVGTTTAEMVLDALRGSLFVSAVNLPVEGEIDSRLMATARLSEQLGSLASQLLDGPPTEVNVSIRGIEERALRLVTVAALRGLLTPHLSETVNFVNAETIAKRRGIEWSTTIHQKAEDYVNLVSVDIRSNETAMRVEGTLFGETIPRVVAINEYRVEFEPTGWIIYLVNRDVPGVVGKVGTILGDREINIAEYNLARSKKSGLAMAIITVDTHVDRATLDFLRSFREIEDVRLVKL comes from the coding sequence TTGAGCGGATTCCGGATTCTCGTCACGGACACCCTCGCCGATCAGGGGCTCGAGATTCTTCGGACCGCCGAAGACGCCGAGGTGCGCTATGAGCCGGGGATCACCGGCGACGAGCTTCTGGCTGCCGTGGCCGAAACGGACGCGATGATCACGAGGAGCGGAACTCCCGTCACGGCCGAGCTCCTGGATGCCGCGGTCGAGCTCCGGGTGCTCGCGCGCGCCGGTGTCGGCCTCGACAACGTCGACGTCGACGCTGCGACCGCACGAGGCGTGCTCGTGATCAACACGCCGACTGCCAACATCATCTCGGCCACCGAGCACACGATGGCGATGATGCTGTCGCTGCTGCGGAACATCCCGGAAGCGGACAGGTCGCTGCGTGCCGGAGAATGGAAGCGATCGAAATTCATGGGGCGCGAGCTCTACGAAAAGACGCTCGGCATCATCGGCTTCGGAAGGATCGGAAGCCGGGTGGGGATTCGCGCAAAGTCTTTCGGAGCCGAAGTGATCGCCTTCGACCCGTACATCGCGGAGCGCGCCGCCGAACGGATCGGAGCCGAGATGGTGACCTTCGAGGAGCTGCTCGAGCGGTCCGACATCATCACGGTCCACACGCCGCTGACCGACGAGACCCGAGCAATGATCGGGAGGGAGGAGATCGCGCGGATGAGGCCCGGCGTGATCGTGCTCAACATCGCGCGTGGCGGGATCTACGACGAGAATGCTCTCGCGGAAGCGCTCGAGAGCGGACATGTGGCCGGTGCGGCGATCGACGTTTTCGCCGACGAGCCGCCCCCCGCGGATCACCCGCTGCTTCAGGCGCCGAACGTCTATGTGACCCCGCATCTCGGGGCGAACACGGCCGAAGCGCAGGAGCGGGTCGGAACCACGACCGCCGAGATGGTTCTCGATGCTCTGAGGGGGTCGCTCTTCGTATCCGCGGTCAACCTTCCCGTCGAGGGGGAGATCGATTCGAGGCTGATGGCGACCGCGCGCCTCTCCGAGCAACTCGGCTCGCTCGCCTCGCAGCTTCTCGACGGCCCGCCCACCGAGGTGAATGTCTCGATTCGAGGGATCGAGGAGCGGGCGCTCCGGCTCGTGACGGTCGCAGCGCTGCGAGGTCTGCTCACGCCGCATCTGAGCGAGACGGTCAACTTCGTCAACGCCGAAACGATCGCGAAACGTCGCGGAATCGAGTGGAGCACGACCATCCACCAGAAGGCGGAGGATTACGTCAACCTCGTCTCGGTGGACATTCGCTCGAACGAAACGGCGATGCGGGTCGAGGGGACGCTGTTCGGAGAGACGATTCCACGCGTGGTGGCGATCAACGAGTACCGCGTCGAGTTCGAGCCGACCGGCTGGATCATCTATCTGGTCAACCGCGACGTCCCCGGTGTCGTCGGCAAAGTCGGAACGATCCTCGGAGACCGCGAGATCAACATCGCCGAGTACAACCTCGCGCGCTCGAAGAAATCGGGGCTCGCGATGGCGATCATCACGGTCGACACGCACGTCGATCGAGCCACGCTCGATTTTCTACGCTCGTTCCGCGAGATCGAGGACGTCCGCCTCGTCAAGCTGTAG
- the glmU gene encoding bifunctional UDP-N-acetylglucosamine diphosphorylase/glucosamine-1-phosphate N-acetyltransferase GlmU, whose product MPRTEVLILAAGLGTRMKSDLIKVLHEAAGCPIIDYVLDLAHQVSETDPIVVVGHQRDKVQGRCGNRAVYAVQDQQLGTGHAVLQAESLLRERELEGTSILVLSGDVPLTRPETLHALLEAHEREGALATVLTMKLDDPAMYGRIVRNPDGGISKIVEAKDADAGTLAIDEVNAGIYVFDGEFLFDALHRTSSDNAQGEYYLPDVVAMAAEQPGGAAAVVVDDPIEALGVNSREDLWRVERELRRRKIAELMVAGVTFRDPESVIIDHPVRIGPDTIIYNGVCLEGATTIGRQCTIGPGSHLESCVLGDRVTLKAGTVASEATIEADATIGPYAHLRPGTVVAESVKIGNFVETKKAIFGKGAKASHLSYIGDAEVGEGVNIGAGTITCNYDGKSKHKTIIEDGAFIGSDSQLVAPVRIGQNSYVGAGSTITKDVPPDSLALSRAGQRNIEGWAKRKREEDDQ is encoded by the coding sequence ATGCCCCGAACCGAAGTCCTCATCCTCGCTGCCGGTCTCGGCACCAGGATGAAGAGCGATCTCATCAAAGTACTTCACGAGGCGGCGGGATGTCCGATCATTGACTACGTCCTCGATCTCGCTCACCAGGTCTCCGAAACCGATCCGATCGTGGTCGTCGGGCATCAGCGCGACAAGGTTCAGGGGCGCTGCGGCAATCGGGCCGTTTACGCAGTTCAGGACCAGCAGCTCGGCACCGGCCACGCCGTGCTCCAGGCCGAATCGCTTCTCAGGGAACGTGAGCTCGAGGGCACCTCGATCCTCGTTCTCTCCGGGGACGTCCCGCTGACCAGACCGGAAACTCTCCATGCGCTGCTCGAAGCTCATGAGCGAGAGGGTGCGCTCGCCACGGTGCTCACCATGAAACTCGATGATCCCGCTATGTACGGGCGAATCGTTCGAAACCCGGATGGCGGTATCTCGAAAATCGTCGAAGCGAAGGATGCCGATGCCGGGACTCTCGCGATCGACGAGGTCAATGCCGGGATTTACGTCTTCGATGGGGAGTTCCTTTTCGATGCGCTTCACCGTACTTCGTCCGACAACGCGCAGGGGGAGTACTACCTCCCTGACGTGGTCGCCATGGCCGCCGAGCAACCGGGCGGCGCCGCCGCTGTGGTCGTCGACGATCCGATCGAGGCTCTCGGAGTGAACTCCCGCGAGGATCTCTGGCGGGTCGAGCGGGAGCTTCGCCGGAGGAAAATCGCCGAGCTGATGGTGGCCGGAGTCACTTTCCGCGACCCGGAGTCGGTCATCATCGACCATCCCGTCCGGATCGGTCCCGATACGATCATCTATAACGGCGTCTGTCTCGAAGGGGCCACAACGATCGGACGGCAGTGCACGATCGGCCCGGGCAGTCATCTCGAGAGTTGCGTCCTCGGCGACCGCGTGACCCTCAAGGCCGGAACGGTCGCTTCCGAAGCCACAATCGAGGCCGACGCGACGATTGGGCCATACGCTCATCTCCGGCCCGGAACGGTCGTTGCCGAGTCCGTGAAGATCGGCAATTTCGTCGAGACCAAGAAGGCGATCTTCGGAAAGGGAGCGAAAGCCTCTCACCTCTCCTATATCGGTGACGCTGAAGTCGGGGAAGGAGTCAACATCGGCGCCGGAACGATCACCTGCAACTACGACGGAAAGAGCAAACACAAGACGATCATCGAAGACGGTGCGTTCATCGGCTCGGACTCCCAGCTGGTCGCGCCGGTCAGGATCGGACAGAACTCCTATGTCGGCGCCGGCTCGACGATCACGAAGGACGTACCGCCCGATTCGCTGGCGCTCTCACGCGCCGGACAACGAAACATCGAAGGTTGGGCGAAAAGGAAACGGGAGGAAGACGATCAGTGA
- a CDS encoding alanine--glyoxylate aminotransferase family protein: protein MTEKCRYFIPGPVWVRPEILQAMVRPMVGHRSSAFTSLFVGVTEKLRVLFGTKQHVFVAASSGTGLLEGALLNTVGRAVLTTTCGAFSERWKEIAEHIGVEVDHLDYEWGRAVKPGDLTDRFRGRRHHFDAVTITHNETSTGVMNPLAELARVVRAESADTLILVDAVSSLGGAELRFDEWDLDVCVASSQKALGLPPGLAVVAVSERAMECARKKQYRGTYFDFLEFERGLASGSTPWTPALPLIYALDLQLDEILDEGLTKRWARHRAMRDHTLATVTSFARPISSLQAASWTVSCLEAFEMKGNEVVKAMKERGYTLGSGYGKLKEPTFRIGHMGDCPAEDLDEMLQVLREVVG from the coding sequence GTGACCGAGAAATGCCGATACTTCATCCCCGGGCCGGTCTGGGTGAGACCGGAGATCCTGCAGGCGATGGTCCGTCCGATGGTCGGCCATCGGAGCTCGGCGTTCACCTCTCTCTTCGTTGGCGTCACCGAAAAGCTTCGTGTGCTCTTCGGGACGAAACAGCACGTTTTCGTCGCCGCCTCGAGCGGCACGGGGCTTCTCGAGGGAGCTCTTCTGAACACGGTTGGTCGCGCCGTGCTCACGACGACGTGCGGGGCGTTCTCGGAGCGGTGGAAGGAGATCGCCGAGCACATCGGCGTCGAGGTCGATCATCTCGACTACGAATGGGGGAGGGCGGTCAAACCCGGCGACCTGACCGACCGCTTTCGTGGACGACGCCACCACTTCGATGCAGTCACGATCACACACAACGAAACCTCGACCGGCGTGATGAATCCTCTCGCCGAGCTTGCCCGGGTCGTTCGGGCCGAATCCGCCGACACGCTCATTCTCGTCGACGCGGTCTCCTCGCTCGGTGGCGCGGAGCTGCGCTTCGACGAGTGGGATCTCGACGTCTGTGTCGCCAGCAGCCAGAAGGCGCTCGGTCTTCCGCCGGGCCTCGCCGTCGTCGCGGTCTCCGAACGGGCGATGGAGTGTGCGCGGAAGAAGCAGTACCGCGGAACCTACTTCGACTTTCTCGAGTTCGAGCGCGGTCTGGCGAGCGGAAGCACTCCCTGGACGCCGGCGCTGCCGCTGATCTACGCGCTCGATCTGCAGCTCGACGAGATCCTCGACGAGGGGCTCACGAAACGCTGGGCACGTCACCGAGCGATGCGCGATCACACGCTCGCCACGGTCACCTCGTTCGCCCGGCCGATCAGCTCGCTCCAGGCGGCGTCGTGGACCGTCAGCTGCCTCGAAGCATTCGAGATGAAAGGAAACGAAGTCGTGAAGGCAATGAAAGAACGTGGATACACGCTGGGCTCGGGCTACGGAAAACTGAAGGAGCCGACTTTCCGGATCGGGCATATGGGCGATTGCCCTGCCGAGGATCTCGACGAGATGCTGCAGGTATTGCGGGAGGTGGTCGGTTGA